TGTACTTATTTCAACCATACTTTTCATGactactttttttctttgcatctTTATTTAtcgtttattatatatttgtctGTTTATTTCTCATTGTAAATTTGTTTCCACTGTAACTAGAAATGGATTAACCAGTGCAATgcaattataactttttaatagaAGAATCAAACTTTATCCCGAAcaattttatcttcaaaattCTCTCTTTAATTTCACCTTATTCTTTacaaacaatgatattttatttttgttaaggtATGGTATGCAAAGCATCACTAAAAGATAATTAACATCTCAATAGTATTAAAACCCTATCAACTACCAgctcataaataaaaataaaagtcaacaaaataattaacttgtgtaaggaaattataaatttataaaataaaaatcaaattgtatTCTGAACTATTTCATCACCaaagtaatttataatataagaaaaagtttataatttaataatattactttaagaaaaataatttatggatCACTTAATTTTGTCTACGCTTATtagacacttttttttttatcttcttatcACATCACATAACcaataaatctattttttttttctctttaaatataTACTAAGTGTGAATATATCTTTTTAGTGTTCATGaatcattacttttattttattttaattttaaaacttgtttcATTGAGTTAGATTTTTCAACGTAAATTAATCATTAAGAAaacttatattttcttctttacatAACTAAAATACTAATGTTCTAAATCTTGTCTATTAACTTAACCCAAAATTAGAGATGCTTTAAAATAAACTAGTTTAGAATTTCTATTATGATTAGAAGTTCTATAAAATTAGCACTAAATTGAAGCTTTGTTATCCCTGAAAACCAAATTACTAGAGTaccctttttgtttttgtcgAATTCGCTTCCTTCCAATAACCAAGGATCAGGACAATTTCGTAAATGTCTTTTCCTTCTCCATTTTCCAAgtaattttcttccattttctcgGGAAATTAATGACACTGATCGAATTGCCCTTCCCGTTCTTTGTTGTAGCAGACAAGGATTGAACTGCACATGGCTAGCGCTGTAGATGCTTCGGGAAACCCTATCCCATCGTCGTCGGTGTTGATGGCATCATCGAAGCACATTGGGATTCGGTGTCATTCTGAGAACTTGGAGTTTCTGAAGTGCAAGAAGAAAGATCCCAACCCTGAAAAGTGTCTTCATAAGGGTCGAGAAGTTACTCGTTGTGTCCTTGGACTGTGAGTTTTTCTTGTCTCTGCTGATTTTTATCTCTGTTTGTTTGGTAGGTTAGATAAATTGGAACAggttttgttgatttttcaGATTTTGAAGTGGTGAGTCATTTCTTGGTTCTAATTTATTCTGGGTTATACGAGCACTTTGTTCAGAATgaattttgttgtgttatttatGTTTCCCATTCTCTACATTTAGTCTACAGTTGAACCTCTAATTGTATTGTCTATGAAGAAGTAAACGTGttgaagcaaaaataaaaatgacgtAAGTACTAGTATACTGCAATTGTGGGTTGTCAGTGATACTTTAGAAGCTGGAATTATTGCATCCATTTTTCTATTAGAACTCAGAACAATTTCCTATGGATAATTTAATCCAAAAGTAATCCTTGAATCTTGAggaattttgttgaaattttggCTCTCTTCTTTGTCATTTCATATCGTTAGCCGTATTGCAACTGTCAAAAAGGTACTGCTCAAGCTGAAGGAAAGTTTTACCACTAGTATGAGATATGATGTATGGAATGTCAGAATTGACTGTTAGGCAGTGTCACAATGGAGGGCTAACATAAGTGTTGGGAATAGGAATATTTTAGAGGATGAGAGCTTCGTT
This genomic stretch from Vigna radiata var. radiata cultivar VC1973A chromosome 7, Vradiata_ver6, whole genome shotgun sequence harbors:
- the LOC106766703 gene encoding NADH dehydrogenase [ubiquinone] 1 alpha subcomplex subunit 8-B-like; the encoded protein is MASAVDASGNPIPSSSVLMASSKHIGIRCHSENLEFLKCKKKDPNPEKCLHKGREVTRCVLGLLKDLHQKCTKEMDDYVGCMYYHTNEFDLCRKEQQAFEQKCSLE